The following proteins come from a genomic window of Populus nigra chromosome 6, ddPopNigr1.1, whole genome shotgun sequence:
- the LOC133696178 gene encoding uncharacterized RNA-binding protein C1827.05c, with protein sequence MGAKAKKSLKKKMSKISSSSTQLVNGKQATADFLPLEGGPARKLPELKELKNKSGVLYIGRIPHGFYEEEMKAYFSQFGIIKRLRIARNKKTGKSKHFGFMEFEDPEVAEVVAECMHNYLLFEHLLQVYVIPQEHVHPKLWKGFNYRYNPVDRLQTERKRQNKERTLDEHRRLVGRIMKRDQKRRKKIEAAGLDYECPEFVGDVKCVPKKIKFSQD encoded by the exons ATGGGGGCGAAAGCAAAGAAAtcactgaaaaagaaaatgagcaaaATTTCTTCTTCGTCAACCCAGTTAGTTAATGGAAAACAAGCCACTGCTGATTTCttg CCATTAGAAGGTGGACCGGCGCGGAAGTTACCGGAATTGAAAGAGCTGAAAAATAAGTCCGGTGTGCTGTATATTGGTAGGATACCTCATGGTTTCTACGAGGAAGAAATGAAAG CTTATTTTTCGCAATTCGGTATTATCAAGAGATTGAGAATTGCGAGGAATAAAAAG ACTGGAAAATCAAAGCATTTTGGATTCATGGAATTTGAAGATCCTGAG GTGGCAGAAGTTGTAGCTGAATGTATGCATAACTATCTGTTGTTTGAGCATCTTTTGCAAGTCTATGTTATTCCACAGGAGCATGTTCATCCTAAATT ATGGAAAGGTTTTAATTATCGTTACAACCCTGTGGACCGGCTTCAAACCGAAAGAAAACGACAGAACAAG GAGAGAACACTTGATGAGCACAGAAGATTGGTGGGCAGGATTATGAAGCGAGATCAGAAGCGACGAAAAAAGATAGAAGCTGCTGGTTTGGATTATGAGTGCCCGGAATTT GTTGGTGATGTCAAGTGTGTGCCAAAGAAGATTAAGTTCAGCCAAGATTAG